The DNA sequence gatggtggttcaaggcaagagatgtaaaagggcaatatttatgtaaatatacattccagtttggtaagattctttaatatgtcattcaatttgatataaactatctgttgcttaagtattcattttgggggtatagttttcctttaataaccccTTCTCCCACCCTTGATCTAAAGTCAATGAGATCAATTGTACTTAATACTGCATCACTGCTCTgcagtttaaagtggacccgtcacccaaaaaaattattcaaaatcctattttatcacattagtcaagcaaaatgaactttacactatataaattatttgaatcttgtttccttcagtctgggaattcataattataacaagcaggcaagagccattttgtggacactgttattaagacaagccttgtatcatctcagaatcttgtttgtgcaccagaatgggggacctgatgtccatccccatgtcctggttacacaattaaatggtaaagagaactgggggaatgtggggagagcagtgacatctaggaagtgctgaatggaaagtgaaagcaattgtctgccccgcctctatgcctaggcatagaggcggggcagacaatatttgattgacagctgagatttttaaatgagtttacaacagctatgaatgctttaataaaaaattgaaattggatttcatgtttaatttgaaaaggacttttattatacagatttttgtgtctgggtgacgggtccactttaattcagCAAATATGATTTAAAGATGTTGTAGGGAACCAAACATGCCTACACAACAAGTTGCCCATTACACTGAACCAGCCAAGATTACCTTCTTGAAAGCTTTTACAAGCTTCTTTTTGTCGTAATCATCTGCAATTCCCTGGACAGTTGTTAATGTTTTCCTGCCGTTACGTTGCTGGATTCTTATATGGATATAATCCTCTGTCCCTGCCGGGAGTAAGTCGTCACCCTTAGTTGCATCAGCAAAGGGGTCtgtaaagggggaaaaaaaaaaactcagtcaaAAGGTTAAACAATTAGGTTAATGTGGTGTGGAAATGCTTATAGCAACTAGGGTAGAATATACCAACTAGATGTAGAACACATGGCACCTTGGCTGTATTGTAGACCTCAGCACCCCTTTAACAGAACATGAAACATTGTTGAAATCAAGtggtataaatttaaaaaaacacacacctgTTCACTTGGCCATGTCAGCAAATAGGTGTAGGTTTATAAAACTTCAAGCCAGGAAATTTCCAAACCTAACCATTACTTAGTGTGGCACCAAGCTGTGGAGGGCTGTTCACTACAACTGGTCTGTGTAGAAGCAACATGTCAGCCAATAAGTGGGTACCTTAGAGAAAACTTAGCATAATAAAAATACCCTAACTTTTAGGCAACAACAACTATTTTGCTTGTTTCCGTCTTTAAAAAAAGCCAACTTCACCGAGCTCCCTTAAATACTATATAGTCCCTATCCATGCTTCAAATGAAGGCGGTTAGTGTCCAAAGGGTGAATGTTAGAAGCACAGTAGAAAGATTGTCAAACACATGCCCTCTCGTGTCTGCCTAAATGCAAATTAGTCAATATCCTACACTCAAAGCACCACTGGCTCCCCTGCATATCTACATTCTTCTATGTTTCAGAGtataactatttttaaaaaataagtccCGTTTAAGTTGGGTAACAGGTAAGAAGCTAGAATTACTGGGGGAGGGGGTGTCCCAGCATGGTacccagtgattttacctttccttctaaAATTCACAGAGGGAAATGTAAACAATTAGTTTGGCCATGTACAGATTATTACAGTTACGGCTCAAAgaaacagtaactccaaaaagggaaagtgttttaaagtaatgaaaatcagATACTGCTGCTCTGTACTGAAAATtgcagtttgcttcagaaaccctactacagttcatataaacagctggtttagcaatggcggaaatttaaaaaaggctatatggcacaggttaaaggaaagctttacccccaaaattaatttaAGCAACAGCTTTTATATCATTAAGtgatattaaagaatcttaccaaactggtacatatatttaagtattgcccttacatctcttgccttgaaccaccattttgtgatggtctgtgtgctgtctcagagatcacctgacaagaaatactacaactctaactgtaacaggaaaagtgtggaagcaaaagacagaactctttgCTACACACcagcttattcatataaacaattgtagtgtttttgaagcaaaccccACCCCAGATACAGTAGGTAACTAACTATAGGTTATTTAGAAAGGCTACAACACACCTTACTACTTGTCCAACAACAGAATGTGGAATAAATAAAGAGAAGGTTCGATAAGcaccatttaaaaaaagattttcttaaaCTCAACTATCAGATGACGGCAGTTCTCAGGGTAGTGGAACGCAAAACTACAGCTGGCCTTGATGTGGGCAATATTCGGCCAGTCTGGtagtggtccctagggcccatcAACCGGATCACAGCAAAAACAAGGGTGGTTGGAGAGGGGACAACATCAATGAACTGGTGCATTGGGATTTTTAAATCTGCACGACTTTTGACAGATGTTGCTTGAAAAAGCCCATCGGTAGGCCCCATACACTGCAGTTTTAATCTGTTGGCAGTttatatcagcctgtgtatggccactttaaaacAATATGCATTTTAAACGACATtggaactttaaaggaaaactataccctcaaaatgaacacaaacagattgtttacatcatattaagtggcattaacgaatcttaccaaacttgtctatatatttaagtaaatattgcccttttacatctcttgccttgagccaccattttgtgatggtttgtgtgctgtctcagatcacctgaccagaaatacatcaacaggaagaagtgttgaagcaaaagacagaactgtctgttaattggctcatgtgacctaagacgtatggtttgtttgtgtgcaccgtgaatcatacaatcccagggggtggcccttactttttaaaatggcaattttctatttaggattagcctatggcacatactattagaaaagtatattattatgaaaatggtttatttacatgaagcagggtttataCACGAGATGGTTTATGCAATATCTATTTACAGAGACCTACACTGTtggaggggtatagttttcctttaaagcagtcaACTTAACATTAACATTAGAACACAAGAGtaaatgttaagctggccatagactcaaagatccgattgttaacgacatcgccaaacgagcggatctttccccgatatgccactaatggcatggCTACATCGGGGGTGATTCGAACATTCAGCCATAAGATCGAATTGTGATGCGCAAGGGGCtcagacgggtcggtcgggtaaaaaaaaaaatcaaaccttccagattgatatcgtggccagatatcgatcaggaagaccagttagatgccccatacacaggcagataagttgtcaaattggtctaaatgacagATATCTGCagttttatctgcccatgtatggccaccattagtgatCTAAAGATTCCACAAAGGCACTACATACAAGCTTGAATAGTACTAGTGATAATAGGTGAAAGGGATCGTCAAAATAGGCAATTGTGACAGAATATAGGATTAGTCTAGATATAGGGACGAGCCAGCAACAAATACTAAGCATTCAAAGTACTTTCACTCTATAACAGATAGGTTGCTTTGtattttatggagaaaaaaacatctaCTTAAAATGTACTATACACTAACACAAACAGGGGAAAGCTAGTTGCGAGCGTTTACTGTAGGCTGTCCAGTTCTACTAAAGCACTGTAGAGGCAGGagacaaggaggagacagaccaTTCTATTCGGCCCCATCCTTACAGTAAATACCTACCCTCCCCCTCATCTCAGAGCGTCGCCATTTTGTAATGGCGGAGACAAAAGAAGGAGGTGCTGCAGTCTTGTAGATAAAAACACCTCGGATATGGCTTCATGCGCGCAACTAACACATAGGGATACGCATCAATGCCCTAAATAGAGTAATGTACGCTTCAGCCTGGGCCTATGACAGGCTTACACTACCATAAGCAGCACTTCTCTACAGTTATAGCGCCAGCATACACAGGAAAGCACCGCCAATACAATAAAAAGGACGCCTTTAAGCACATTTTATACCACAGACAATGGACATTGAGCAAAAGGACTGCAAGCACGGCAATCTTACCGAAAGAGTTGAGGTTCTGGATAGAGGACATGCGATATTATTACGAGCACGATGTGCAGAGGAAAAGGCTGGCGTTTCCCGGAGCAAAAGACGGTAAAGCTGTGAGTATCTACGGCGACGTTCGTCAGGCACTGGTTTCTACACGAGGGGCAAGGGTGCTCTGCTCTACCGCGCTGTTACAATGTCAAATGGATGATAGTATAGTGGTAGACCAGCCCCGCAAGCTTTAGCGAATTTAAAGCGTCACTTGCTCTCCCAGACTCACCAACAAAATGGCCGAACTACGCCTTTTAGCGGCTCCATGAATAGCAGAGTCATATGACGCAGCTGTGCGCGGGatatgctgggtaatgtagtcctcCCCACCCTACTTCGTTGCGTGTACATTTCCTCCGATGAAGAGGGGAGGGGTAGCGAACTACATGTCCCAGAGTGCAAATATTTAGGTGGAGTTTAGAGTTTCCCAGCGGCGTAAGATGCGTGTGTGTGTTACGTGCTGAAATGGAGGCGGAGGGGGGGAATAATGGTTTGGGTAGAAGGTTGGGGGTGGGGGGATAATGGTGTATTTTGGGGGTgagttgataaatgtaaaacctATTATTAAACccggttctttttttttttttttatatcccttATTAAAGAGATGTTGTTATACCAACAATTGTTAAATGTTGACTGTGTTGTTGCTATCTGGCAGAAAACAGTGGGGGGCAAGGCACCCATGTTAACTCAAGCTGGGACTCTTTAcatgtatgtagggttgccatctggctggtattttaccggccaggcctttaaaaatgatacttgatgccaatgttattaatagggaaaaatgacaagaatataggaaggcaggtggcaaccctacatgtatgAGCAATAGAAGCGTGACAGACAGCTGGCCATTTTGTTCATTATAAACCAGGTTCAGGTTTGGCCCCAGGCCTAGTGCTGTAGTATTCAGGGGTCGGACTGCAATTTTACTGGAGACTAGGTGGGAAATTCAAATCTTCCACATAGCCTTGTCTATAgaacttgttatgttttgggcagccgaggatgagtagagtataacagtgctttattagcagagttatgcagccattacacaacagtaagcttccACTTTTAAGccacaggccatttgcatgaacaccacagaACTTCTGGTCAATGGCAAGCATTGGGGTGTGAGTTGTTGGGAGGGGTGAGCATGGTGGGACTAGGGTTTTTGTGTGATCAAACCTGTCTGTAAATGAGCCATATAAGCTTTAGATTAAAAGGTCACTGACCAAGTCTGGGCACCCCTATAATTAAATCACTCAGATTTACAGGGGCTGTTTTACAAACAGCTATAATTATGGACAAGTCTAGACATGCACATAGCCACAATGGCACTGGAATTGTGGGGGAGAGCACTGcaatgtgagttaaaaaaaaaagataagtgtGGTTGAAGTTGAactcatttgcatttttaaataatcCAATCCTTTTGAGAAGGATTGACTGTATAAATTAATACAGAGGCAAAAAAACATTCCTCAATGCTGTACAATAGGGAGACTAAATGAACACTTATTTTTAGAGGCATGTTTGAAAAGAGAGTGGCCCTGTTAAGATACATGGAAATACATGGGCAACTGGAtcagtttatttgttttcttGCTTTCCTTCCTCAACTGGAATCAGCAGGGTTAGTTAAGGAGAGCTCTTTTGCTACTATCTTTTCTAGCGCTAATACCACTCATTGTTTTTCAGCCGGCATATTTCATCTGGATAAAAAGCACCCTTGACTGCCATCATTGGCTCCCATTGTGAAATTAGCTAAAGTGTAGGTACACGTTTGTgtttctgtttaagtcaatggtagCTGTGGGAGGATGTCACAGGTGCTTTTCAGCTGCCTGAAATGCACTTTCTTTGTGTGATATTAGCCTAATGTATCCCATGAATAAGAGATaagcatattaaaaatatatgttcagcAAGTTACATTTCAGCTAGTTGAAATTACATAATGACTGTGCCTACGGCACATGGGTTGGAGATGTTAATGATGATGGCCAATCAACCTATCATTTACTTTAATGTAACCTAACATAGTGTGAGGTTTTATCTCAGTGGTATCAAGGTTTTCTGTCTTGCATTGTTTATCATTTATCAAGGAGTAGGCATAGGCATTACAGGAGCACATGGGCCCATTTATGTAGGTATACATCTGTTTGGCTCTCAGGCTGAACAGAATGATATCGTACAAGGGGCCTCTATACCTCATGACTGTCTCTCTATTATTCTGATCATTCCAGCAGGCACCTAAGAGGATATTAAGAGGAGCCACAGAGCcacaacttttattttacttcttcATCTGCAAATTCACAATGCACCGGTAGATATTAGGCACTGGAAGATTTTCACAAACTGACCGATATCCATagtatatggatataatttagcTGTGCAGTCAGGgttgcccccccccacacacacacacctttaaagggattgtgcaCCTTCTAACactatttcagttcagttggtttcagatagttcatcagaaataaagactttttttcaattacatattTTCTATTTAAGGCTGTTTTTGtaatgaagtgtaaagtgtcattttcaccttcttgtttttctaaagcagctgggggggtgtcaccaactctgtaaactgttctaaattgatacatttagttgatgcatttcttaactttgttttcagaatccctgagtttcattaaaggagacatgtaaaaaacaagattgtgccagtgcattacagtcttttaaatatagatggattgtgcttaaaaaaagtagcttttcttgctgatttattaaatatttctgcaaaaacctactagtcccacccatccaTTCCACTTcccgctgcctcctttcccaggttgTGTAGGGGAGCTGGCAACTGCGCTGTAGGAtaggagccaatcagcagctgTGTTGACCTGATCAGGAACCAAagcatgtctttgcttgtgtgactgcacggctgtgattggctgtccccctcctactgtgcttctggcagggaccgttaggacactctcacccctcatttaaaacagggattgttacAGATCTATAGAGAGCTCCAATAAGTGGGCcatttttgaagaaaacactTTTTAGCCCAAAATGAAACCAGTGCCATgtattattcataattgcctacaagacTGGGGATTTTTTAGTTatcttatatgtctcctttaaatgcagctgttactattgatacaatagtttctaatactCTGAagatactgctaagaaatgtatcaactaggcTTGGTcaaatttgacctatttcattCCGCCAAAAATTCGATGCCAGCGAAATCctgcagacacccattaaagtctattggcgtcaaaaaaatttttttttgctgcacagGGCTATACaggtctatgggtgtcatttccacagcgaaacaaggcgaaaaaattcaacCCATCCCTAGCGTCAACTAATGTAGtaacaaaatgtatcaaattgtaacagttcagaatctgaacctgaattactgagctgccagactgtaacaccagagacatgaacattaaacttagattttggaaaactgtaaaaaataaaaagtgggaagtaattgaaaaaagtcgatatttctggtgaacaatctgaaaccaacggAACTGAaaagaagtgtttggaaggtgaacatcccttttaATACTGGCCACATGTTGAATCTACGTCCTGCATGACTAGTTGGCAATTAATTTCaatgcatgctgcatggctgtACAGAAACCAGTTCTAAATTGCTTACTAGTCATTCAGGATGTGGCTTTTAGACGGATGAGGTGGCAAACCAATGTGCAGCCATACACATTCataattttgtacaatattctcAGTACATGTATGACTAGCTTCAAGGTGAGTTAATTgtgacccttaggggcacatttactaagctcgagtgaaggattcgaatttcgaagtatttttttggctacttcgaccatcgaattggctacttcgatcttctaCTACGACTtaaaacgattcgaactaaaaatcgttcgactattcgaccattcgatagtcgaagtactgtctctttaaaaaaaaactttgaccacctacttcgccacctaaaacctaccgagcaccaatgttagcctatggtgaaggtccccataggctttcctagcaacttctgatcgaaggaaaatcgtttgatcgatgggttaaaatccttcgatcgaaccaATTGCGGTAAAtggttcgacttcgatattagaagtcgaaggatttaacttcgatggtcgaatatcgagggttaatcgactcatagtaaatgtgccccttaatgttccatatAGAAATCACTTGCTTCTAGCCTATCTGCACTCTGCGTCTTGTGTAGTATTTGGAAATCTATTACAGCGCTGAGTAAGaattaaaggtccccatagacgcgacgattcttcttgccgaacgaccgattttagggaagtccgaccaatccttcgaaattatcgtgcggttagtagggatgtagcgaaaaaaaagttcgcgaacatattcgcgaacttgcgtcaaaaatgcgaacgattcgcgaacgtcgcgaaccccatagacttcaatgggaaggcgaattttaaaagctagaaaagacatttctggccagaaaaatgattttaaagttgtttaaagggtgcaacgacctggacagtggcatgccagagggggatcaagggcaaaaatgtatctgaaaaatacattgttgacacagcgctgcgttttgtgctgtaaagggcagaaatcacactacgtcactcaggtgatgtttctggacacggaatgtgaaaaagctcacacagctaggtggcacttggttaaagactgggcaaacaatgcctgcaagggcaacgtatacagtagtggatacggaatatattattgctgctgtaaaaacatcactcaggtgatgtttacggacacggaattattattgttatttagacagaatgtgaaaaagctcacacagctaggtggcacttgcatacctcccaactgtccctcttttgaccactcaaccccctgtccctcttttgtactggaaagtccctcttttctctgcactgaacagccagaaaaaaaccagtttctaacttaattggcttttggcagagagctcagaacagctaacaggtgcaaataagatactttgtaacaatttttactctggttggtgctggtggtggtaaactactaggaggagcagcacaccagtccctcttttctctgcactgaacagccagaaaaaaaacagtttctaacttaattagcttttggcagagagctcagaacagctaacaggtgcaaataagatactttgtaacaattttgactctggttggtgctggtagtggtgaactactaggaggagcagcacaccagtcccactccccaacacagctagactaatagcactgggctcttacagtagcaaagtaaaaaaaacaaaaaagaaaataaaagcagttcttacaaggactattgggttacaggcagcagtcagcagatgagagatcagcagcaggacagctgcccacagcagctacatacagagcactgcagtagaaggtagattactagtcagcaaagctacctaacctaaaatgtccctcaaatccctgcagagttctgtccctacaatacagagcagtatcaagtagattactagccagcaaagttactatcaactgtccctcaaatcactaacagctctctccctacactagctcttccaagcacacacaggcagaatgaaaaacgctgcagggcttcagtttatatatggaaggggagtggtccagggggtgtgggggtggtccaggagggagagcttcctgataggctgccatgtatctgctggtctgggggagaaatggcaaaaaaaaaacgccagctaaggcgaacccaaattggcgaacgtcgcgcgacgttcgcgaacattcggcgaacgcgaacagtcgatgttcgcgcgaacaagttcgcaggcgaacagtccgcgacatccctagcggttagtggtattcgaacgatcgtacatcttacgatttttcggccgacatctgtcgggaaattgatcggccaggtcaaaaaatctctgtcggccccagtgcaatctctctatgtttgcagggccaagcaggcagctcccctttgttttcctgccaaattggtctttttagttgatggtaaattcgtacgatcgtacgatcgttctgagaagatattggtctcacgatcaggatctgatcttttaaaaatctcaacatctatggccagctttagataacAGTAAGGAGCCACATTAGCATTTTTAGTAGAAACAGAATGGATACAGAGTGAAATAATGCATAATCTCCCTGTCCCTTGCAGAATTTGTAACAGAATGACAAAAATGCTGAGATGGCCAATTTTAATTATCTAAGGGGTCTTAATAGAAATGCCATTTATGTGACTTTCAGTCAGCAGTTTTCTCTGATTGTTGCACGTTTCATCTTGCCCACAGTAAATGATGTGCActcatttttttctatgaagggcagcatggaaaataaattattacCACTGTTGCTTTGGGGTCCTGGGTTTTATTCCAGCCACTGCACCCTttgcaaagagtttgtatgttctccccatgcttGCACGactttcctccaggtactctggtttcTTCCCACTCTACTTGTAGGttgattggctcctgatgaatttagccctagtgtgtgtgaatttcatagggaccttagattgttaaCTCCATTGGCTCTAAAGAATTGATGTGAATGgtaaataatctctgtaaagcgatGCAGAAGATGATGTCACTATATGAAAATTATAAtggactgtatatttttttaggaGAACTGTATAGCAATGTATTTTCCTGTATGCTCCCTCAAAGAGACCACTTTACAAATCCTGTTTACATTCTAGTATAGGCTGTTCAGAGAGTTTATATACCCATTCTTGTCTCTTATGTGTTGGTTTTGATGACACAGATGATCCCTGCGCATAGCATTTATGTACTAAACAGCTGCTCCCTCATTATTATTGCTTCCCATTGTGCACTAAACACCTGTCACAATTGTGTTTTCCTACCAGTTGAACGTAACATTTCCAGTACCAAGCTGATTACATGCTGCAAATCCCATCTTCTTCAATATGGCCAGAGAATGATTTGATATAGAGGTCTGTTCTACAGTAGCGTCCCCTTTTACTGggcatattaataaaatatataccttGCATGGAggtatttgttaaaataaatgccCCTGTTAAAGTGGTGATGTGATCAACTTAGTCTTAGTACTAGCTGACAAAAAAATGCATCAATGACACCCTATGATTGTactattttctaatagacatttttttctttaaatctcaTTTTGTCGTGTGGACATTTCTTGGATGAAACATCATTGCCCATGGATTATGTTAATGTAAATATCTTCCATTCTTGGTCCCTTGAGTGATTTAGGGCAACCTTTGGAGCACAGTTTTACCCTGTCTCCTGAGTATCACAAATAGTGGATTGCTAGTCTGGAATTGGAAAAATCAATAAAGCCTCCTGCAATCCAGTGATTTGTTTGTAACCGTAAACCCGTAGATCAAGTCAGACTGGTTTGACTTGTTGTTCAATATCACATCCACAATATCAGTGAAAAAATCATGGAGCTTAGAGATAAGAGGCAGATaactccaaaactataaaaaaaaagaaaaaaatgaaggccaattgaaaagttacttagaattagccattctataacatactaaaagttaacttaaaaggtgaaccacccctttaacagcatTCAAACAATGCACTTTATGATGCTATATCTTGAACTAAAAGTCTTACTA is a window from the Xenopus laevis strain J_2021 chromosome 6L, Xenopus_laevis_v10.1, whole genome shotgun sequence genome containing:
- the eif1b.L gene encoding eukaryotic translation initiation factor 1B L homeolog encodes the protein MSSIQNLNSFDPFADATKGDDLLPAGTEDYIHIRIQQRNGRKTLTTVQGIADDYDKKKLVKAFKKKFACNGTVIEHPEYGEVIQLQGDQRKNICQFLMEIGIVKEEQLKVHGF